From candidate division KSB1 bacterium, one genomic window encodes:
- a CDS encoding cyclase family protein, whose amino-acid sequence MKLYDLSQLLNQEVPAWPYYPPFEVKYIKRKSEHGVNAQYIQTSNHMGTHLDAPRHFVTNGMTIDEIPLDWLYGPGVIVDLTDEMDELAVYTPDMIEQRVQVNQGDLLILHTGWHRHAQFGSEPDEEKYIHMHPGAHPDMVPWLLDKKIKIWGVDVVSTDHPMDLPIGRFLGKGMHGHCDKVRAKCEEKYGKANMEKLFPDEDYQLTHNVLFPHNCMHIENLGGDLSAPEIQNKRLIIGCFPWKFKGGEAAFSRVIAFVED is encoded by the coding sequence ATGAAATTGTACGATCTTTCACAGCTGTTAAACCAGGAAGTTCCAGCTTGGCCATACTACCCACCCTTTGAAGTGAAATATATCAAGCGCAAATCTGAGCATGGTGTCAATGCGCAGTATATTCAAACTTCGAACCATATGGGAACCCATTTGGACGCTCCGCGCCATTTTGTAACCAACGGTATGACCATCGACGAAATTCCACTCGATTGGCTTTACGGCCCTGGCGTCATCGTCGATTTAACCGATGAAATGGATGAATTGGCGGTGTATACTCCGGATATGATCGAACAGCGCGTCCAGGTAAACCAAGGCGATTTACTGATCCTGCATACGGGCTGGCATCGGCATGCACAATTTGGCTCCGAACCGGATGAAGAAAAATATATTCACATGCACCCGGGGGCGCATCCGGACATGGTTCCCTGGCTGCTTGATAAAAAGATTAAGATTTGGGGTGTGGATGTTGTTTCCACCGACCATCCAATGGACTTACCGATTGGAAGGTTTTTGGGAAAAGGTATGCATGGCCATTGTGATAAGGTTCGTGCCAAATGTGAAGAAAAATACGGTAAAGCGAATATGGAGAAATTATTCCCTGACGAAGATTACCAGTTGACCCACAATGTTCTTTTCCCGCATAACTGTATGCATATTGAAAACCTGGGTGGTGATCTTTCAGCTCCGGAGATTCAAAATAAACGATTGATTATCGGTTGTTTTCCCTGGAAATTTAAAGGAGGGGAAGCGGCATTTTCCCGTGTAAT